A stretch of the Aphis gossypii isolate Hap1 chromosome 2, ASM2018417v2, whole genome shotgun sequence genome encodes the following:
- the LOC114124393 gene encoding RNA polymerase I-specific transcription initiation factor RRN3-like isoform X1, with amino-acid sequence MSSYRTTKSGTHNLRPPSTSTPTILKKRNTQLNNVPKQKVKINLVDNLKALLISFDQNNDKEKLKYNNLICDIRDAGIEIKDVELVALLKDARNCVNILNENLTLFVKVILILKWMNRSDEVVNEYRGFLLDVCTAHNYHTKFAIEQLVTCFSHVDSTVFDRVNGMPSEEEEKGFKNVHMTLEALLKVIPLAKDLLMTALKKKFPYKKSSVESHLHYIHNLLFVTEYEKSLRKQILSLIVSKLVEIDVHIPREELDRLGSNVNVEIEDIFPMDVDGEYMQVDPDKLEAESFSHTLDICLKRLFMYMKTTCHDLNGDLLWNDTKLLYHDLLSVFESEILPTYNSSHIQYVIYYFISFKTTLAENFSNWLWKKCCDVSSSSTIRQAAAGYLASFLCRAPFILNSVLKNILFEMSTWCNNYINRVDKSVKVVNEDLLRWHAVFYSMCQSLFYIISFRHHDLMDSKRNLKFMENLNLSKIVTCRLSPLRLCCSTVVNRFAHITKTYQLTYCYVVMDGHIRITDQSIKDEWLYSFFPFDLYVLPRSKDFIMSNLYRHFDDDIIKHTNDDEEDKESSLLIDTMDISPSMLSTSSPAKTDWLGQLVNQHR; translated from the exons ATGTCATCATATCGTACTACTAAGAGTGGTACACACAACTTACGGCCACCAAGCACAAGTACACCTACTATATTGAAAAAACGTAACACACAGTTGAATAATGTAccaaaacaaaaagtaaaaatcaatCTCGTTGACAATCTGAAAGCGTTGCTTATTAGTTTTGATCAAAACAATGATaaagaaaaacttaaatacaataatcttATATGTGATATCAGAGATGCTGGTATTGAAATAAAG gaTGTTGAACTTGTTGCTCTATTGAAGGATGCAAGAAATTGtgtgaatattttgaatgaaaatctTACACTTTTTGTTAAAGTCATATTG attttaaaatggatGAACAGAAGTGATGAAGTGGTTAATGAATACCGAGGATTTCTACTTGATGTTTGTACTGCACACAACTATCATACAAAATTTGCAATAGAACAACTTGTAACATGTTTTTCTCATg tggACAGTACTGTTTTTGATCGTGTTAATGGCATGCCTagtgaagaagaagaaaaaggatttaaaaatgttcatatgaCTCTTGAAGCCCTTTTAAAAGTCATTCCAtt agCAAAGGATTTATTAATGACagctcttaaaaaaaaatttccttaCAAAAAAAGCAGTGTCGAATCCCATCTgcattatatacacaatttaCTATTTGTAACTGAGtatgaaaaatctttaagAAAACAAATTCTTAGTCTTATTGTTAGCAA GCTAGTAGAAATTGATGTTCACATACCCAGAGAAGAATTAGATAGACTAGGATCAAATGTAAATGTTGAAATTGAAGACATTTTCCCTATGGATGTTGATGGAGAATATATGCAAGTAGATCCTGATAAATTAGAAGCTGAAAGTTTTTCACATACATTAGATATTTGCCTAAAAAggctatttatgtatatgaaaaCTACTTGTCATGATCTGAATGGTGATTTGTT gtggaatgatactaaattattataccatgaCTTATTATCAGTATTTGAAAGTGAAATTCTTCCTACATATAACAGTAGTCATATTCAATatgtaatttactattttattagttttaaaacaacacTAGCAGAAAATTTTAGCAATTGGCTGTGGAAAAAATGTTGTGAcgtatcatcatcatcaactATACGACAGGCTGCAGCTGGTTATTTAGCTAGTTTTCTTTGCAGAGCcccatttatattaaatag tgTTTTGAAGAATattctttttgaaatgtcTACAtggtgtaataattatataaatagagtAGATAAATCAGTTAAAGTAGTAAATGAAGATTTGTTAAGATGGCATGCAGTGTTTTATTCAATGTGCCAATCATTGTTCTACATTATTTCTTTCAGACATCATGATCTAATGGATAGCAAaagaa ATCtaaaatttatggaaaatttaaatctatctAAAATAGTCACATGTAGATTAAGCCCATTACGTTTATGTTGTTCGACAGTAGTCAATCGTTTTGCACATATTACTAAAACTTATCAATTAACTTATTGTTATGTGGTCATGGATGGTCACATAAGAATCACTGACCAATCAATCAAAGATGAATGGTTATATTCTTTCTTTCCGTTCGATTTGTATGTTCTTCCAAG gtcaaaagattttataatgtctaatttatatagacattttgatgatgatataattaaacatactaATGATGATGAGGAAGACAAAGAATCATCATTGCTTATTGATACTATGGATATCAGTCCAAGTATGTTATCTACAAGTTCACCAGCAAAAACTGATTGGCTTGGACAACTAGTGAATCAACATCGATAA
- the LOC114124393 gene encoding RNA polymerase I-specific transcription initiation factor RRN3-like isoform X2: MNRSDEVVNEYRGFLLDVCTAHNYHTKFAIEQLVTCFSHVDSTVFDRVNGMPSEEEEKGFKNVHMTLEALLKVIPLAKDLLMTALKKKFPYKKSSVESHLHYIHNLLFVTEYEKSLRKQILSLIVSKLVEIDVHIPREELDRLGSNVNVEIEDIFPMDVDGEYMQVDPDKLEAESFSHTLDICLKRLFMYMKTTCHDLNGDLLWNDTKLLYHDLLSVFESEILPTYNSSHIQYVIYYFISFKTTLAENFSNWLWKKCCDVSSSSTIRQAAAGYLASFLCRAPFILNSVLKNILFEMSTWCNNYINRVDKSVKVVNEDLLRWHAVFYSMCQSLFYIISFRHHDLMDSKRNLKFMENLNLSKIVTCRLSPLRLCCSTVVNRFAHITKTYQLTYCYVVMDGHIRITDQSIKDEWLYSFFPFDLYVLPRSKDFIMSNLYRHFDDDIIKHTNDDEEDKESSLLIDTMDISPSMLSTSSPAKTDWLGQLVNQHR, translated from the exons atGAACAGAAGTGATGAAGTGGTTAATGAATACCGAGGATTTCTACTTGATGTTTGTACTGCACACAACTATCATACAAAATTTGCAATAGAACAACTTGTAACATGTTTTTCTCATg tggACAGTACTGTTTTTGATCGTGTTAATGGCATGCCTagtgaagaagaagaaaaaggatttaaaaatgttcatatgaCTCTTGAAGCCCTTTTAAAAGTCATTCCAtt agCAAAGGATTTATTAATGACagctcttaaaaaaaaatttccttaCAAAAAAAGCAGTGTCGAATCCCATCTgcattatatacacaatttaCTATTTGTAACTGAGtatgaaaaatctttaagAAAACAAATTCTTAGTCTTATTGTTAGCAA GCTAGTAGAAATTGATGTTCACATACCCAGAGAAGAATTAGATAGACTAGGATCAAATGTAAATGTTGAAATTGAAGACATTTTCCCTATGGATGTTGATGGAGAATATATGCAAGTAGATCCTGATAAATTAGAAGCTGAAAGTTTTTCACATACATTAGATATTTGCCTAAAAAggctatttatgtatatgaaaaCTACTTGTCATGATCTGAATGGTGATTTGTT gtggaatgatactaaattattataccatgaCTTATTATCAGTATTTGAAAGTGAAATTCTTCCTACATATAACAGTAGTCATATTCAATatgtaatttactattttattagttttaaaacaacacTAGCAGAAAATTTTAGCAATTGGCTGTGGAAAAAATGTTGTGAcgtatcatcatcatcaactATACGACAGGCTGCAGCTGGTTATTTAGCTAGTTTTCTTTGCAGAGCcccatttatattaaatag tgTTTTGAAGAATattctttttgaaatgtcTACAtggtgtaataattatataaatagagtAGATAAATCAGTTAAAGTAGTAAATGAAGATTTGTTAAGATGGCATGCAGTGTTTTATTCAATGTGCCAATCATTGTTCTACATTATTTCTTTCAGACATCATGATCTAATGGATAGCAAaagaa ATCtaaaatttatggaaaatttaaatctatctAAAATAGTCACATGTAGATTAAGCCCATTACGTTTATGTTGTTCGACAGTAGTCAATCGTTTTGCACATATTACTAAAACTTATCAATTAACTTATTGTTATGTGGTCATGGATGGTCACATAAGAATCACTGACCAATCAATCAAAGATGAATGGTTATATTCTTTCTTTCCGTTCGATTTGTATGTTCTTCCAAG gtcaaaagattttataatgtctaatttatatagacattttgatgatgatataattaaacatactaATGATGATGAGGAAGACAAAGAATCATCATTGCTTATTGATACTATGGATATCAGTCCAAGTATGTTATCTACAAGTTCACCAGCAAAAACTGATTGGCTTGGACAACTAGTGAATCAACATCGATAA
- the LOC114124483 gene encoding RNA polymerase I-specific transcription initiation factor RRN3-like isoform X2 has translation MASFQTPKSAKYNLNNSINSPSILKKFGKQTLNNAPGRRVCFDLFNNLKLLLVNYDSNNKDDLIEYNNLICDIRDLATEINDNELIKLLRDARNCVNILNENLTLFVKVILILKWMNRSDDVVKEYRLFLLNVCTAYSYHTQFAMEQLVTCFSHVDSAVCDRVNGMPSQEEERGFLNVHATLEALLKAIPLAKDLLIPILKKKFPYKTNSSYSHLHYIHNLLYIIEYEPSLRKNILSLIINKLVEIDVHIPKDELDRLETNINFDIEDIFSMDVDDGGCIRVGPNKTEEENFSNTLDICLKRIFIYMKTVCHNSNGSLLWDSTKLFYHDLLSIFESEILPTYNSSHIQYVIYYLLSFKTTLAENFSNWLLKKCCDVSSPSTLRQAAAGYLASFLCRAPFITYNVLKNTLFEISTWCNEYINSVDKSVKVVDEELLRWHAVFYSMCQALFYIISFRHQDLMDNKKRRAFKRRPVLLNLCVIVTHYSNISHFAIQNKNIT, from the exons ATGGCATCGTTCCAGACTCCAAAAAGTGCCAAatacaacttaaataattctataaactcaccttctattttaaaaaaatttggaaagCAAACATTAAACAATGCACCTGGTCGAAGAGTGTGTTttgatttattcaataatttgaaattattactcGTCAACTATGATAGCAATAATAAAGATGATCTAATagagtacaataatttaatttgtgacATTAGAGACTTAGCTACCGAaattaat gATAATGAACTTATCAAGTTATTGAGAGATGCCAGAAATTGTGTGAATATTCTAAATGAAAATCTTACTCTTTTTGTAAAAGTTATATTG attttaaaatggatGAATAGAAGTGATGATGTAGTCAAGGAATATCgattatttttactcaatGTTTGTACTGCATACAGCTATCATACACAATTTGCAATGGAACAACTCGTAACATGTTTTTCTCATG TGGATAGTGCTGTTTGTGATCGTGTTAATGGTATGCCATCTCAAGAAGAAGAAAGAGGATTTCTTAATGTCCATGCGACTCTTGAAGCTCTTTTGAAAGCCATTCCATT agcaaaagatttattaataccaattcttaaaaaaaagtttccatACAAGACAAACAGTTCTTACAGCCACCTTCATTACATACACAATTTACTTTACATCATTGAGTATGAACCAtccttaagaaaaaatattctcaGTCTCATTATCAACAA ATTAGTAGAAATTGATGTTCATATACCCAAAGATGAACTAGACAGATTAGaaacaaacattaattttgatattgaagACATATTCTCAATGGACGTAGATGATGGAGGGTGCATTAGAGTTGGTCCTAATAAAACCGAAGAGGaaaatttttctaatacatTGGATATTTGtcttaaaagaatatttatttatatgaaaactgTTTGTCATAACTCTAATGGTAgtttatt ATGGGACAGtactaaattgttttatcatgatttattatcaatatttgaaaGTGAAATTCTACCAACATATAACAGTAGTCATATTCAATATGTAATTTACTATCTTCTTAGTTTTAAAACTACTCTAGCagaaaattttagtaattggttattgaaaaaatgttgtgaTGTATCATCTCCATCTACTTTACGACAGGCAGCTGCTGGTTATTTAGCAAGTTTTCTATGCAGAGCaccatttattacatataa TGTGCTGAAGAATACTCTTTTTGAAATTTCCACATGGtgtaatgaatatataaatagtgtaGATAAATCTGTTAAAGTAGTAGATGAAGAATTATTAAGATGGCATGcagtattttattcaatgtgtCAAGCATTATTCTATATCATTTCTTTCAGACATCAAGATCTAatggataataaaaaaa GAAGAGCTTTTAAGCGTAGACCTGTGCTTCTCAACCTTTGTGTTATAGTGACAcactattcaaatatttcacattttgcgatacaaaataaaaatataacataa
- the LOC114124483 gene encoding RNA polymerase I-specific transcription initiation factor RRN3-like isoform X1 produces MASFQTPKSAKYNLNNSINSPSILKKFGKQTLNNAPGRRVCFDLFNNLKLLLVNYDSNNKDDLIEYNNLICDIRDLATEINDNELIKLLRDARNCVNILNENLTLFVKVILILKWMNRSDDVVKEYRLFLLNVCTAYSYHTQFAMEQLVTCFSHVDSAVCDRVNGMPSQEEERGFLNVHATLEALLKAIPLAKDLLIPILKKKFPYKTNSSYSHLHYIHNLLYIIEYEPSLRKNILSLIINKLVEIDVHIPKDELDRLETNINFDIEDIFSMDVDDGGCIRVGPNKTEEENFSNTLDICLKRIFIYMKTVCHNSNGSLLWDSTKLFYHDLLSIFESEILPTYNSSHIQYVIYYLLSFKTTLAENFSNWLLKKCCDVSSPSTLRQAAAGYLASFLCRAPFITYNVLKNTLFEISTWCNEYINSVDKSVKVVDEELLRWHAVFYSMCQALFYIISFRHQDLMDNKKNLRFMENLNLSNIVTCRLSPLRLCCSKVVDRFAHITKMYQLTYCYVVMDGHIRVTDQSIKDEWLYSYFPFDPYVLPRSKNMIIPDLYRDIDSIRSCKEEERYINKIPSSLSENMDISPSMVLSPSPAKTDWLGQFAYGNNAQILF; encoded by the exons ATGGCATCGTTCCAGACTCCAAAAAGTGCCAAatacaacttaaataattctataaactcaccttctattttaaaaaaatttggaaagCAAACATTAAACAATGCACCTGGTCGAAGAGTGTGTTttgatttattcaataatttgaaattattactcGTCAACTATGATAGCAATAATAAAGATGATCTAATagagtacaataatttaatttgtgacATTAGAGACTTAGCTACCGAaattaat gATAATGAACTTATCAAGTTATTGAGAGATGCCAGAAATTGTGTGAATATTCTAAATGAAAATCTTACTCTTTTTGTAAAAGTTATATTG attttaaaatggatGAATAGAAGTGATGATGTAGTCAAGGAATATCgattatttttactcaatGTTTGTACTGCATACAGCTATCATACACAATTTGCAATGGAACAACTCGTAACATGTTTTTCTCATG TGGATAGTGCTGTTTGTGATCGTGTTAATGGTATGCCATCTCAAGAAGAAGAAAGAGGATTTCTTAATGTCCATGCGACTCTTGAAGCTCTTTTGAAAGCCATTCCATT agcaaaagatttattaataccaattcttaaaaaaaagtttccatACAAGACAAACAGTTCTTACAGCCACCTTCATTACATACACAATTTACTTTACATCATTGAGTATGAACCAtccttaagaaaaaatattctcaGTCTCATTATCAACAA ATTAGTAGAAATTGATGTTCATATACCCAAAGATGAACTAGACAGATTAGaaacaaacattaattttgatattgaagACATATTCTCAATGGACGTAGATGATGGAGGGTGCATTAGAGTTGGTCCTAATAAAACCGAAGAGGaaaatttttctaatacatTGGATATTTGtcttaaaagaatatttatttatatgaaaactgTTTGTCATAACTCTAATGGTAgtttatt ATGGGACAGtactaaattgttttatcatgatttattatcaatatttgaaaGTGAAATTCTACCAACATATAACAGTAGTCATATTCAATATGTAATTTACTATCTTCTTAGTTTTAAAACTACTCTAGCagaaaattttagtaattggttattgaaaaaatgttgtgaTGTATCATCTCCATCTACTTTACGACAGGCAGCTGCTGGTTATTTAGCAAGTTTTCTATGCAGAGCaccatttattacatataa TGTGCTGAAGAATACTCTTTTTGAAATTTCCACATGGtgtaatgaatatataaatagtgtaGATAAATCTGTTAAAGTAGTAGATGAAGAATTATTAAGATGGCATGcagtattttattcaatgtgtCAAGCATTATTCTATATCATTTCTTTCAGACATCAAGATCTAatggataataaaaaaa ATCTTAGATTtatggaaaatttaaatttgtctaaTATTGTGACATGCAGATTAAGTCCATTGCGTCTATGTTGTTCAAAAGTAGTTGATCGTTTTGCacatattacaaaaatgtatcaattaaCATATTGTTATGTGGTAATGGATGGACATATTAGAGTCACTGATCAATCAATCAAGGATGAATGGTTATACTCTTATTTTCCATTTGATCCTTATGTTCTTCCTCG atCGAAGAATATGATTATACCAGATTTATACAGAGATATCGATAGTATAAGAAGTTGCAAAGAAGAAGAAAGATACATCAACAAAATTCCTTCATCACTTTCAGAAAACATGGATATTAGTCCTAGTATGGTATTATCTCCTTCACCTGCAAAAACTGATTGGTTAGGACAGTTTGCTTATGGAAATAACGCAcagatattgttttaa